In Mesorhizobium sp. J428, the genomic window TGACCGGCCGGCAGAGCGATATCGATCCCTACGCCACGCCGCACAAGATCATCACCACGCGCGACTACCTCACCCATCCCTCGCTGTTTCGCGGCGTGCGGCCGAAGGTCATCAACCTGTCCAACAATGTCGGCTACCAGAGCCGCGGCTACTACGCCTCGCTGCTCGCCGGCTCGCGTGGGCATAAGGTGATCCCGACGGTCGAGACGATGATCGACCTGTCGGAGAAGAAGCTCTACGAGCACGCGCTTCCGGAGCTCGAAGTGGCGCTCAACCGCTGCCGCAAGGACATCGGCGGCGAGTTCCCCTCGCGCGTCGCCGTCTTCTTTGGCATCGGCCCCTCAAAGGCATGGAACGCGTTCGCAAGGCTGCTGTTCGACTGGTTCCGGGCGCCTGCGCTCGAAGTGTCGATCAAGGACGGCGGCGAATGGGCCTCGATCCGCAAGATCGGCTTCCTGCCGCTCGCGCGCATGAACGACGAGGAAGAGAAGGCTTTCCTCGAAAGCCTTGAGGGCTACACCAGCCGCGAATGGCGCGATTCGAAGGAGCGGACCCCGGCCCGCTACACCTTCGCGACGCTGATCAACCCGCAGGAGGAGCTTTCCCCGTCGTCGATCTCGTCGCTGAAATACTGGGCGCGCATCGCCGAGAAGATGGGTGTGGAGGTCGAGCCGATCACGAGGAAGGACCTGGCCAAGCTTGCCAATTACGACGCGCTGTTCATCCGAGAGACGACGTCGATCTCGAACCACACCTATCGCTTCGCCCGCCGCGCCCAGCAGGAGGGCATGCCGG contains:
- a CDS encoding RimK family protein, whose product is MTWVILTGRQSDIDPYATPHKIITTRDYLTHPSLFRGVRPKVINLSNNVGYQSRGYYASLLAGSRGHKVIPTVETMIDLSEKKLYEHALPELEVALNRCRKDIGGEFPSRVAVFFGIGPSKAWNAFARLLFDWFRAPALEVSIKDGGEWASIRKIGFLPLARMNDEEEKAFLESLEGYTSREWRDSKERTPARYTFATLINPQEELSPSSISSLKYWARIAEKMGVEVEPITRKDLAKLANYDALFIRETTSISNHTYRFARRAQQEGMPVIDDPLSMIRCTNKVYLNELMTFNKVPVPPTVTIAGVADLEPAAHALGFPLVLKIPDSAFSRGVKKASNLEELKALATAWLEDSDLIIAQKYIPTQFDWRVGVLGGEPLFAVQYLMAKKHWQIVNHDRGGKPDQGGVKAFTLKETPKIVIDTAVKAARCIGDGLYGVDLKETADGVYVIEVNDNPDLDHGYEDSGEKDEVWVKLTQWFLDRLERTGR